GGACACATGCCTGAGAAAATACTCGGAATACATCATATAACAGCAATCGCCGCGGGCGCGAAGAAGAACCTTGAGTTTTACACGAAAGTCCTCGGGCTCAGGCTCGTAAAAAAGACCGTGAATTTCGATGACCCGACGACCTATCATTTTTATTTCGGGAACGAGAAGGGAGAGCCGGGGACAATTCTGACGTTTTTTCCATGGGAGGGGATAAGGAAGGGCAGGGCCGGCACGGGCCAGGTGACCACTGTATCTTTTTCGGTTCCCGAAGACTCCATGGGCTTCTGGCTCGACCGCTTCAGGAGCCATAACGTCACGTACAACAACCCTTCTCCCAGGTTTGGAGAAAAGGTTCTCGTTTTCCTCGACCCCGACGGGCTCAAGCTCGAGCTCATATCCGGTTCGGCGGACAAGAGAAAAGCGTTTGACTCGGACGACGTCCCGATTGAGTTCGGCATAAGGGGGTTCCATAGCGCGGCGCTCACGCTCGACGGCTACGAGGCGACGGCGAAACTGCTGACGGATGTCTTCGGCTACGAAAGGAATGACGAGAGCGTGAACCGCTTCAGGTTCGTGAATAAAAACAGCGGGAGCGCCAATATTATCGACCTCGTTTGCCTCCCCGCCGGTCAGCGCGGGAGCGTAGCCGGGGGCACCGTGCACCACATCGCTTTCAGGACTGCTAATGAAGGGGAACAGCTCCTTCTGAGGGAGAAGCTCATATCTTTGGGCTATAACG
This DNA window, taken from Thermodesulfobacteriota bacterium, encodes the following:
- a CDS encoding ring-cleaving dioxygenase; the protein is MPEKILGIHHITAIAAGAKKNLEFYTKVLGLRLVKKTVNFDDPTTYHFYFGNEKGEPGTILTFFPWEGIRKGRAGTGQVTTVSFSVPEDSMGFWLDRFRSHNVTYNNPSPRFGEKVLVFLDPDGLKLELISGSADKRKAFDSDDVPIEFGIRGFHSAALTLDGYEATAKLLTDVFGYERNDESVNRFRFVNKNSGSANIIDLVCLPAGQRGSVAGGTVHHIAFRTANEGEQLLLREKLISLGYNVTPQLDRNYFKSIYFREPGGVLFEIATDPPGFTVDEDLANLGRGLKLPGWLESRRDEIESALPPID